The sequence GCTCCTCCGTGGTCAGCTTGGCGGGGAAGGTGGCCATATACCAACCCTGGAGGGACTCCAGGTCCCACTCCTCGTGGATGTCCAGCTCTTCGGGACAGTAGAGTTCGACGTGGTCGATGATCTCTTCCTCCATCAGGCCCAGCAGGTGACCGCGCAGGTCCCGGCCTTCGAGGAAGCGGCGGCGCAGCTTGTAGACCACCTCGCGTTGCTTGTTGACCACGTCGTCGTAGTCCAGGGTGCGCTTGCGCGAGCCGAAGTGGATCTCCTCGACCTTCTCCTGAGCGTTGCCGATCATCTTGGTGATCAGTGGATGGTAGATCGGTTCGCCTTCCTCGACGCCGGCGGTCTCCATCGCCCGGGCGATGCGTTCGGAGCCGAACAGGCGCATCAGGTTGTCCTCGACGGAGAGGTAGAAGCGCGAGGAGCCGGGGTCGCCCTGGCGGCCGGAGCGTCCGCGGAGCTGGCGGTCGATGCGCCGGGCGTCGTGGCGCTCGGTGCCGATGATGTGCAGTCCGCAGGTCGTCAGGCCGTCCTTGACGTAGGCGTTGACGGTCTGGGAATCGTTGGGTGGTTGGGCGGGATCGATCACCAGGTCGCAGGGCATCTTGTACTTGCCGGGTGGTGCCGTTTCGAGTTGTTGACCTTCCTCGGCGGCCAGCTCGAGGATCTTGGGGCACGTCGCGCACTGGTAGGAAAGATCCTCGCCGTCGGGGCCCTCGCGGCGGCACTTGATGCAGCACAGCCCCTTGGGATGGCGTGGATGCTCCTCGGGGTAGCGGCACCAGAGGACGTCGTCGCCGAGTTTGATGTCGGTGCCGCGGCCGGCCATGTTGGTGGCGATGGTCACCCGGCCGTTGTGGCCGGCTTCGCGGACGATCTCGGCCTCGCGTTGGTGGTGCTTGGCGTTGAGGACGTTGTGGGGTATCTTGCGTCGTTTGAGCAGGCGGGCCAGGGTCTCGGAGACGTCGACGGAGACGGTGCCGACGAGGATGGGTCGTCCGGCGGCGCGGACCTCCTCGATCTCGTCGATGATGGCGTGGTACTTCTCGCGCTTGGTCTTGAAGATCAGATCGTCGTAATCGATGCGGCGCACCGGCTCGTTGGTGGGCACCACGCGTACGTCGAGTTCGTAGATGTCGCCGAACTCCTGGGCCTCGGTCTCGGCGGTGCCGGTCATCCCGGCCAGCTTCTCGTACATGCGGAAGTAGTTCTGCAGGGTGATGGTGGCCAGGGTGATCGTCTCGCGCTCGATCTTGACGCCCTCCTTGGCCTCGATGGCCTGGTGCAGGCCGTCGGAGTAGCGCCGCCCGGGCATCGGCCGCCCGGTGAACTCGTCGACGATGACCACCCGGTTGTCCTTGACGACGTAGGCCACGTCGCGCTCGTAGAGGGTGTAGGCTTTGACGAGCTGGAGGATGTTCTGGATCTCCTCGGTGCGCACCGAGACCTGCTCGACGATTTCCTGGCGCCGCTTCTCCTTTTCCACGGGCTCGAGGTCTTCCGCGTCGATCTCGGCGAACAGGGCGTCCAGGTCGGGCATGACGAAGCGGTCGGGATCGTCGGGGGACAGCGCCTGGCGCCCCTTCTCCGTCAGGTCGGTGGCGTAGGATTTCTCCTCGATGGTGTAGTAGAGTTCCTCCTTGAGCTCGCCGAGGCTGCGGGCCATGTTGTATTCGTTCTCCACCTGCTGGACCTTGCGCTGCAGGGAGGGGTCTTCGAGGAGTTTGAGCAGGCGGCGGTTTTTCGGTGACCCCATCCGGGCCAGCAGCAGCTTCTTGGCCGCCAGGTCTTCGGCCTCGTCGGTATCCTCTTTGAGCAGCTTGTCGGCCTCGGTCAGCAGGCCGGCGATCAGGCGCTGTTGTTGCTTGGCCAGCCGTCGGACCAGGGGATTGAGCTTGTCGAAGCGGTGGGTCGATTCCGGCGCCGGACCGGAGATGATCAACGGTGTACGGGCCTCGTCGATCAAGACGGAGTCGACCTCATCGATGATGGCGAAGTAGTGGCCGCGCTGGACGCACTGCTCCGGGCTGACGGCGGTGCCGTTGTCACGCAGGTAGTCGAAGCCGAACTCGTTGTTCGTGCCGTAGGTCACGTCGCAGGCGTAAACCGCCCGGCGCTCCGGCGGGCGCATGTCGTGCTGGATGCAGCCGACGGAGAGTCCCAGGAAGCGCAGCAGGCCGCCCATCCACTCGGCGTCGCGCAGGGCCAGGTAGTCGTTGACCGTCACCAGATGGACGCCGCGGCCCGTCAGGGCGTTGAGGTACAACGGCATGGTGG is a genomic window of Candidatus Coatesbacteria bacterium containing:
- the secA gene encoding preprotein translocase subunit SecA — translated: MGLLAKIFGTKKDRDIKRVQPLVDAVNERCAELLAADPPPAPADDDGAAADFWSDDAELARWRAYFAGLTAGHKSRLAAIQREAEEEQAAESDDERRREKLAEARAAALDEELMIEAYATVKAACTVLKRNEASWNVVGHPTRWDMVPFDVQLIGAVYLHQGSIAEMATGEGKTLVATMPLYLNALTGRGVHLVTVNDYLALRDAEWMGGLLRFLGLSVGCIQHDMRPPERRAVYACDVTYGTNNEFGFDYLRDNGTAVSPEQCVQRGHYFAIIDEVDSVLIDEARTPLIISGPAPESTHRFDKLNPLVRRLAKQQQRLIAGLLTEADKLLKEDTDEAEDLAAKKLLLARMGSPKNRRLLKLLEDPSLQRKVQQVENEYNMARSLGELKEELYYTIEEKSYATDLTEKGRQALSPDDPDRFVMPDLDALFAEIDAEDLEPVEKEKRRQEIVEQVSVRTEEIQNILQLVKAYTLYERDVAYVVKDNRVVIVDEFTGRPMPGRRYSDGLHQAIEAKEGVKIERETITLATITLQNYFRMYEKLAGMTGTAETEAQEFGDIYELDVRVVPTNEPVRRIDYDDLIFKTKREKYHAIIDEIEEVRAAGRPILVGTVSVDVSETLARLLKRRKIPHNVLNAKHHQREAEIVREAGHNGRVTIATNMAGRGTDIKLGDDVLWCRYPEEHPRHPKGLCCIKCRREGPDGEDLSYQCATCPKILELAAEEGQQLETAPPGKYKMPCDLVIDPAQPPNDSQTVNAYVKDGLTTCGLHIIGTERHDARRIDRQLRGRSGRQGDPGSSRFYLSVEDNLMRLFGSERIARAMETAGVEEGEPIYHPLITKMIGNAQEKVEEIHFGSRKRTLDYDDVVNKQREVVYKLRRRFLEGRDLRGHLLGLMEEEIIDHVELYCPEELDIHEEWDLESLQGWYMATFPAKLTTEELQRLAAEQDREKLIEVLLFGVRKAYELREEHYDEEQMRVLERFVLLSHLDKAWKEHLRNLESIREGIGLRAYAQRDPLVEYKKEAFEAFSAMMDEVNGEVVSRFFRYRLTPQSAEAARKRVQSRTGRGDAAGADGSGHGRGKSAVKAKRTDDGKKLGRNDPCPCGSGKKYKKCCWDKDHR